The Arachis hypogaea cultivar Tifrunner chromosome 14, arahy.Tifrunner.gnm2.J5K5, whole genome shotgun sequence DNA window AAAAATGAGGAAgaaatcgaagaagaagaaggtatgATTGTTGAGGATTTCAGGTTCCTGGATGAGAATGCTATTGTTTCATCAAGTTACTGTTATTCTCCTTTTGAGATTGTTGAAGAGATGGAGGAGCCTGTGGAGGCAGAGAactatgatggtgatgatgagccTTCAATGATGAAAGCTATAATGAACAGAATGAAGTATGAGAGAAAGTTCTCAGCTTCTCTCTATGCCTTCAATGGGATACATGATTATGAGTGCTTGAAGTTGAAGCTTCAGTCAGGGAACATAAAGAGTAGAACAGGAATTTCAGATCAAATTAGCAAACTTAACAAGGCTTGCAGCAAGAACAAAAATGAGGTTAATAAGGAGGAAGAtgaaaaggaaaaggagaaggAATCTATTGATGGAGATTTGTTGTTTTGGAACTCCCTTGATCTCCCTAATATTTTCTAACTTacaattagttttattaatttcagtAACTTTGGAGCATGCTGATATGTAGTAATCAAAATGAGTAAATATTTTCTAGTGTAATGATAAATGAATTGACTAAATAAATCTACAAACCAAAGACAAGAACAAGATATGTTTTTAGTCTTGGATACTGAATAAAGTTATTGATCTTTCTATGTTGAAGATAGAAGTTCATATTCTATCGTTGATTCATAAATTCTTCAAATAATTTCCACTTATTTTGAAGGTTAAACCAAAGTGAACTGCGAACACAAGCTTATCATTTTAGACAATTTATCTTTTAGAACACCAATACATAATCTTACAGATAATATTCTAAATAGAAACTCCCAATTCATCTCTGATAATACTTCTTCGCTGctgctgcttgttttttcttttttctttttctcttctacttctagtttttttcttcactttttttattcttgcttcttccccttttctttctcttttcaagaaagaaaacgaagcgaaaaacagaaagagaaagaaaaggatgTAGTTAAAAAGGATGGAGGAAAAAGAaatgcaatttttttatttttatctaaatacttctaacttttttcaaaaatttgtactTTTGGTCGAAAAAATTccgtatttattataattttttttgtttagtttcaTTAAGCTTCCATGTTTCtatcatttgaaaaaaaaaaacccagtagtttcaaaaaataaaaaagtaacttttagaaatttaattagaatttaattaCAAAAGTACTTAATTCATCCAacatttttctatatttaaatataaCATATTTGGCTAATGTTTTGACACAAATATAGGCAAATGCTAAAGTGCTACAGCAGCATGTATCTAGAAAATATAGACTTTGGTTAATGCCTGATAAACAAGACTGTTACAGCCAATGTAGACAGATTAATCTGAAATTACATGCAAAGTAAAAACAAGAGGCTAGATAGGCAAGTTCCATTTAGACCCACCCTAGAGACTAAAGGGGCACACCCTTCTGCTTCCACGTCCAAATAGCAATTTACAACACTAGGCTGAACAGCATACAGATAGTTAAATATTTCACTACATTGATTAAATTAGATTCACCATCAGAAAGGGAAACCTAGTCAAACACCACTATTAACCAAGTCAATCCCATATTTTGGATTGGCTCGAAATAATGATTTCCCACAGAAAAACAGGGGTATGAACAGAAGATAGAGTAAAAAGACTGAAAATGTCACTTTTTTATGTACAACGTTGCAGGCTTTATTCATATGCAAGATGCGACATGCGACGCATCTCAAGTTTACAAGCTCTGTGTTCTAGAGAACACGAAGCTGTGCAAGGAAAGCAGCACAAAGATCCAAGAAGAGAAATTGTGGACCTTGGAGCCTTTGAAGATCAAGCAGATACTTTTCTTCCCGAGTTTTGTAAAGCTGTTACAAAAGATGAGATCATCAAGAATTAGAGAATTTCCTGGAGAAAACACTAGATTTACCCGATATGATGACGAATAAAGTAGAGATTATGGTTCTTGAGTAGATTACCTGCACTTCAAACTTGACCACATTAGTATTAGAAACAGCATCATTCTCAATAATGCTGGAATCATCTCCAAAGTAGTGATTGTTAACCATCCCTTCATGATTACCAGGAATGCCAGCAACCCACCTGCACTTCATGTTGTAGTGCCCAATCTTCTTCCAACAAACATGTAATTCTTGAAGGGCTTTGAGAACCTCGGTCATTATTTCACGAGGGTGGGCACGAGACTGTCACAATTTACACAAGAAGACAGTTATTAACAACCAAAACAATCAATATCTCTGGCAACAACTGTTGACAAGAAGTTAGACAACAATGTCTTAAATGAGCATATCCAGAGCCCAGAGGACAATAGTTTTCCACTCGAATGGCTATAGATAGAACATCACTGGTGATCGTAGCATTTCATTGATTGAATCTACTTCCAGTACGAAAACAATATATATGTGTAAACAGTGTACCTGAAGCCCAAGTGCCCATTTTCTCTCAACTGGCAACTGTGGTCTCAATCCTACACCTGGGTTATCCATATAGCTGGAAATGCGGTGCCCAAGAACTGGAGAAACAACTTCACTGGGATGCATTTGGTTAAAACCAGAATCCTAAGCAGTCACATTGTAAAACCAAAACTTCTGAGTTTAGTATAGGATgcatttttgaaaaggaaaaaccAGCAAaagaaatatattattaattatgaaaTTGTTCAGGCAAGAAAGACAAAATACACATGGTTTGCTGATAGGAACCTCATTAAAATTACGGAAAATACTGAGAAGGACTCAAATTACATAAACAAGGTCCAGAGGCAACTCCCTTTCTCTCACAATCACTTTTGTTGACATTCTCCCTCCCCTTAACCTTAATGGATCCCTTATCTTCCTTGCAACACCTCTCATTTTCCTAGCAAGCAAGTCAAGGTGCCTAAAATTTACTAAGCTCAAATACTCCTATGGTATATATCATGCAACCCAGATCAAATGGGAATACATGCACAAACATTAGATTAGAGGTATGTCTAGGATACTAATTAGACAAGTTATGCATCATTAATTCGTTACAGAAAGACCACTACTGAAATGTTAGGAAATCATAAGCAAAACACTAACCATTGACTCTTGAAACTCAGCTCCAAGATAGCCACTGGAAACACGGAATCTGTTGTCTAATAACAAATAGTATGCTACAGTACCCTGAAATAAATAAATGGTATTAAGAGATAAATTCCTAAATAAGGATTATATATGCAAGGAGTAACGGAAAGGTACAAACCTCATTTTGCATCCTGTTGCGAAGTGATTCAACCAACTGATTCCTGTCAAATCCCATATTCACTACTTCCTGAAGGATCTCCTCGTCAATCTACAAAAAACATATTGGCAAGTTTTACTTTTTGGACTGATTATATCACCTAACTTGAATTATAATATCCACAATTATTGTTGCATAAATTACAACATTTTTGGAAACATAGTGACAAAGCAATTGGAACTCATTATGTCGAGAAACTCAAAAAATTCAGAACACTAAAGACGTGGTTCGTGTAGTAACAAAAGGCTTGAAACCACACCATTTTGCATAAATTATGTTTAAATACAGGGAATAAGAAATAGAGCTAGGTTTGCTTTGACCCAAGGTAGAAATATCACAGGAGAGTGAAATTGAAAAAGTATTCTGAGAGCGCATAACGAAGATGTACAAACCAACCTTTTTTGCTTGTTGCATTGTATCTGGTGGTGGCACAGCTAAATAACGAGGAAGACGAGCCTGGAACCATGGGTGTTGACGGATCTCAGGTATGGTCATCCTCTTCATAGGATCAACCACAAGCATCCTTGGTATCAAATCTCTAGCACCAGGTGAGAGATGACTAGGAAGAGTGTATATCCCGCCCTATAAAAGGTATGTTGTAATTAAATGTCTTCAAGGATTACATCTTGAAGGAATAAATCTGATTCCGATTATGTAGTTCTCATTTCTCAGAGAAATTTTTTAAGTATATTAATATAgaacaaaatacaaaattttatttcaaaggtTACAAGAGTGTGCCTTAACTAGTAACTATAACTTGTAAGATATAGCTATGGATCAGAAGAGCAAGTAGATCAAATGACTGTGGATCACAAGCAAGATCGCAAATCATAAGAAACATGCCAAGCACAAACCAgtgattaaaaacaaaaaatgcaccCAAATTATTTTGTTGCTGACAAAAATGTTCCCAAATTTTGTTATCAACAAAAATATcctcaaattatttaaaaacgtGACGAAAGTGCACATTCGTGAATTGAGACGTTCTATGTTAACGAAAAAGAGTGATGTGACAAATGGAATTTCCTGTGTGACAAGTGAAACTCAGACATTGGTAAGTGAACCACGTCACGCTTTTCCGTTAACAAAGCAAGTTTTTTTATCATGACTGAGCATTTTTTGcacatttttaaattatctaaggACATCTTTGTCAATAATAAAAATCGGGGGCATTTTTGCCAGCGCTAAGATAATTCGGGTGCATTTTTTGTGGTTTatcctaaaataaatttagaacaaGCAGCAGTATACTATCATCCCTTTCACAGtcatcaaaaagaaaatgaagaaagtaTAATACAAATTAATCATAAATGAATTTAATATCAacaatacctttattttcttgaAGAGATTTGGAATGTTTTCATCATCAAAAGGAAGGGTGCCACAAAGAAGGGCATAGAGAATTACACCACAGCTCCAAACATCTACTTCAGGTCCAGCATACAATTTCCCAGAGATAACCTGTTATTATCAGTGTAAACCAAGAAATGAGAATCAcaagcaaaggaaaataaaatttaaaaagcaaACAATTATGATTGATCGATATCATCTATGCCATTGAAATCAAAAGAATTCCAAACCTCCGGAGCTGCGTAGTTAGGGCTTCCACAGCTTGTCTTAAGAAAGTGACCATCCCTCATGATGTTGCTCAAGCCAAAATCTGCTATCTTGACATTGCGCCTGGAGTCCAAAAGTAAATTCTCTGGCTTCAAGTCTCTATGAACCACCATATTTCTGTGACAGTACTCCACACCAGAGATTATCTGATTCCAATAAAAGAAATAAACTCATATAATCTGCGACAAAAGAAGGCTCTCCAAGTTCACTTAATACACAATCATGTCATTGGAATTTGAGTATTCAACAAACTTTTACGTTGGTTGTCAACAGCCTAACACAACCCTTTTCTTTTATCTAGGCTTGGGACCGATTATGTAAGAAGTTTGCAACAAGCTCAACAAGTCAACATAAGCAAAGTTAGTAGTAGACAATCATACCTGCTGAAAAAAATTGCGGGCTTCATCCTCTGGCAACCTGCCCTTTTCTACTATGTAGTCAAAGAGCTCTCCAGATTTCACATATTCCATCACAACGTAGATGTCAGTTGGAGTTTCTACAACCTCATAAAGCCGAATAATGTGAGGATGCATGAACAGTCTTAAAATTTTGATTTCTCTTCTCACTGCAACAAATttggagaaagaaaagggaattaatgattcaagataagcatatttaaTTAACAAGACTGACCAAGCatgcaaatttttaattaaagctTGAGAAAATCAGTTAAGTTCCTCTTCAAACTGAAAGTTGTTAGAAAGTATACCAATGCCACTTATTATCGGAATACCAGATGTTCTTCAAGCCATAAATCCATATGCATCCAACAAAAGATGGTAAtggaaaattgaaaataatatgaAGCAACGAAATTAGAAGAATACTAGAGATTATTGTTGAGAAAACAACACAAACCTTTTTCTTCCATTTCCATGTTCTTTATCTTCCTACGGTTAAGAATCTTAATGGCAACTTTATGACCGGTCAATACATGTTCTGCAATTTTCACCTTGCCAAAGGATCCAATGCCAAGTGTTTTTCCAAGTTTATAATTTGGAAGAAACATATCCACACCGGTAGCACCACGGCCTCCATCCATTTTTTTAATCTACATTAAAAATAAAGGTAAAGAAAGTACCAAAAGAAATATGCTAGCATATAATGAGGATCATGGGCAAAACTGTACAGAACTTTACTAAATTGTCTCGATGATTAATTAACAAAATCTGAAGCTAATCAAGCGGTCAACAACGCAGAAGTTCAACAACTAATTATGTTTCCCAGTATTCGGAGCATGTTACCCCATCAAACATCACACTTAGCAAGCTACCCAGCTGGACTTTTAGGGTGCTTCAACAACAAGTTACTGATGTACGGCACACCTAAAGCCGGTAAAAGGAGGCAGGCCCCTTTCCGGTGACTTAATTCAGAACCACTATCCTTTGAGTACTCTGTTTCAACAGTGTAGTGAAGACACAACAATTTCAAAATCAGCAGATTTCATATGCTGCCATCTACTTCAACTACCAACCAGctaaaaaaacaaataacaacacacacacacacgaatGAACATCTTCTACACCTGAGGTCAGTAATGTCTCATCAATCATCAATTCATGACAAAAATTGATAACTTTAGCTAAAAAACggaaataattaaaaatcattcccaaaattaaataacataaaaaataataaaaaaagaatattcataagcatagaagccAATCAATTCGATTGAAATCTGAAAAAGTAGCCAATCCTGCTCGATCGAAAACACTTAAACGGTGAGAAATTAAAACgaagataagaaaagaaaaggaacgaAGGGGGAATGAGTGTAAAAGAAAAGTAGGAGGAGAATGAGATTGAATTCGAATTGTAGAGGAAAGAAGGGGAATTGGAGAAGAGCGAAGGCTCACCGGAGAGAGTGTGATTgccgcagagagagagagagagaaagaggaaccctagagagagaaagagagagtattTGGGAATCGTATTaatattttagagagagaagagagaattggGAAAGAGAAGAATTGCGGAAGAAGGAGGGAAGGAATTGGCGTTGATGACAGATGATGACGTCAGCATCCCGGCAATCTGCTAATACGCCAAAAACATGTTTGCGTTTCCTTCGAACACTGCCAATAATGCCTCACTTTAATCATACCATGCTACTTCAATCACCTaacaaatcacaaatcacaaatcacaaatcCCTACTTggctccttttattttttttttttttcactaacaATGTTATTAGCTTCTAGCTAGCATATTTCTTTTctaatagcatattatatatgttTCAAATGTGAAATTAGGATTACCTTAATACCTTTAGCTGTCGTGGAACATAGATTTTTAAGATTGGAACATAAGAATGGAGATGTACTCACCAGTCACCAAAAActtaaaccactcaaattagtaataatctaaaaattataaagataaaaaatatgtattaacgATAGATAAATCAATATAGAATATACGTTAGATTTTACGTAAATATAATACAAATTAGAATAATACCTAAAAAGAATACTCTTGAACCAACTACAATTTTATATCTAATCTAAAAATTAGATTATatctgttagaatataattataatcaattagatcaattagtattatttagcatatctgaatatttattacgaaatattacgtctttattatttcgattttcTTAACACCTATAAACATCCttctatattatattattacatataatttgaatAGAcagaaatattttttctattgctTTTTCTTACCTTTTTTAACAATATCATAAcgatatacttatataaaaataaaattgtaccAAATCTATaccttaaaatattatattataataaaaataatttttaaaaacgaTAAATACACTCTGAAAATTAttgataaatgaaaaaaaaaaagaaatgattatcaaataactcaattttagttttctcttcaaactaaaactaacagaaatatTTAAGCGACAATTTTATATGATGTCATGTAGTTATATAAGAAACAAAAGTACTaaacaattaattattttgtcatctttttgttatattttttaaaattacttttatcaaCACTTGAATTGGAGGTAGTAGTTATGTTCAACTTAGATATATAATAATAGGTGGGAACTCGGgtgcagtcgatttcacgtgaagttgatagttaagagctgttagatgaaaattgagtcaaatcagtcaaatcatctaatggctctcaactatcaatttcacatgAACTCGACTTTACCTAAGTTTTTACCATAACAATATTATGGTGATCAAATTTAAACTATAAGGTAAATGTGTGTGTTAGTGTATTATATGTTACAAAACGAATGTGTAAGAAATTAAGAATAGTGTAAACGATGAGCAGAGGGTTAAATTGTAAAGTTGAAAAGAAAAACAGCTAAACGTATAATAAAACTTGAAACTAATGTAATTTTATCTAATCAAACCCTTATTTCTTGAAAGAGATTTTCGGAGCCAAGAAGCATATGCTTAGAATTAATATTAGGAAGGTGGAAGATATATATGCTAAAGTAAGATGTAAAGCGACATGAATGGTTGTGTATTAGGATCCACCCATAAAGTGATTCTAAGGATCTTGCTATGTCAATTATTTCATGGTAGTAGCAAGCATCAACAACTTGCTATCTGTTTCCACTATCGTAATTCTAtcaaaagttaaataaataaaagacgaTGCTATTCCTCATTAGCCCATGGTTTTCTTCGGAAGCTTTATTAACTTATTCTTTAATTTCTACGTGACTAACAGAAATAGATTAAGCGGTCAAATCTGTCtctaaaagattattttttttaaattgggctctgacaaaattttttaattaaatttgtctttcaaaaattttaaattaatcatattaattcTTTTGCTCAATATCTTAAGGtcttttttaatttagaattaatttaatctaattgtataaatttattatgttagcAGTCAATTATGACTATTAGATATATTAAAGTCTGAAGGTGTCAGATCAATAAGacaaacttaaaatatataaatgatgaattcaattaaaaaaatcttttgataACTAATTTAGAGAACGAATGATCTTTTAAAAACgaatttgactatttactcaaCACAAATACCTTTTGTTTTATCACCATAAGGAGACCACTTCgataaagacactaaaaatatttttttttaaagacgttTACATGTGTCATGATATTATTGGACATCTTTATTAAaccggttaataatttattttttaataaaccagaacaaaatcggtttattatagcaacaataataaactcAATTGTCCGCACTATAATTATTAGACCCAATTTGATCCGACTAATTTACACAATCTAAATCgaatcatgtttaaattttttgataaaaagacaaatatatccctgatttttattttttaaaaaaacaaaaaaaaaatccataatCTAGTGGATTATGTAAATTGGTCGGTTCAACCGGATCTGATAACAATTaggtttattgttattgttataaaaaaaattggttttattctaatttgttaagaaattcaaaaattaccGATAcattaatacgtccaataataatgcGACACATAAATATTTTTACGCATCTTTATAGGAGCATCTTTCTCACCATAAAACCCATAACTTGGTATAGCTACTTTGATTAAGTGATGAAAAGATGTTATAGATGATTTTATCgggtaaaaaattaaatttagggAATCTATTGTCAtgattatttgtataaaatataataataaagttttAAGCTGTAGGAACTAATTAAAAACTTAGCTATGTTCTGAAATTGTTGGCTTTACCATCTGTCCCTCATCATACCTCCATGCAATTTTACTACTTTCTTTAATGATGGGCACAAAATTTAGATTTACATTTAtatttacaaaatatttagaaggtcaataatttttttcaaataattgattaatttttgGACAATCCATTATAATAAACACATGTTTACACACATCCATGAGTATAATTTACATTCACATTATTATACTGAACTAATATTGCacacattttttttatcaattggtTACATATTGGTCAAAAGATTATTGACCACTATCATAGACTatactattttattaaaaatattaagtataaactaaaatcagtcattatatatttatgtataaatatataaaaaatttaatttatttttaatatatattttatatatattaataactgattttagtatataccTAACACGATtgctattttatt harbors:
- the LOC112744511 gene encoding SNF1-related protein kinase catalytic subunit alpha KIN10 gives rise to the protein MDGGRGATGVDMFLPNYKLGKTLGIGSFGKVKIAEHVLTGHKVAIKILNRRKIKNMEMEEKVRREIKILRLFMHPHIIRLYEVVETPTDIYVVMEYVKSGELFDYIVEKGRLPEDEARNFFQQIISGVEYCHRNMVVHRDLKPENLLLDSRRNVKIADFGLSNIMRDGHFLKTSCGSPNYAAPEVISGKLYAGPEVDVWSCGVILYALLCGTLPFDDENIPNLFKKIKGGIYTLPSHLSPGARDLIPRMLVVDPMKRMTIPEIRQHPWFQARLPRYLAVPPPDTMQQAKKIDEEILQEVVNMGFDRNQLVESLRNRMQNEGTVAYYLLLDNRFRVSSGYLGAEFQESMDSGFNQMHPSEVVSPVLGHRISSYMDNPGVGLRPQLPVERKWALGLQSRAHPREIMTEVLKALQELHVCWKKIGHYNMKCRWVAGIPGNHEGMVNNHYFGDDSSIIENDAVSNTNVVKFEVQLYKTREEKYLLDLQRLQGPQFLFLDLCAAFLAQLRVL